A single Chiroxiphia lanceolata isolate bChiLan1 chromosome 25, bChiLan1.pri, whole genome shotgun sequence DNA region contains:
- the LRRN2 gene encoding leucine-rich repeat neuronal protein 2: MSCLQTSSLLLCVVATAAMPTVPWRVRCPPQCVCQIRPWYTPRSVYREAATVDCNDLFISSVPRDLPEGTQTLLLQSNNIARLEQSELDYLRNLSELDLSQNSFSHVRDLGLKDMPQLLSLHLEENQLSELPDGSFPGLGNLQELYLNHNQLRSIAPRAFAGLGGLLRLHLNSNLLRTLDSRWFQMLPSLEILMIGGNRVDAILDMNFRPLSNLRSLVLAGMNLREISDYALEGLRSLESLSFYDNKLADVPKRALQQVPGLKFLDLNKNPLQRVKQSDFTNMLHLKELGLNNMEELVSIDQFALINLPELTKLDVTNNPKLSFIHPNAFHHLPQLETLMLNNNALSALHKQTVESLPNLQEISIHSNPIRCDCVIRWVNSTDTHIRLIEPQSTLCAEPPDLRRRHIRDVPFREMTDQCLPLISAQSLPSRLEVAHGDNVSLHCRALAEPDPEIYWVTPSGAKLVPFGAGGRYRVHSEGTLEIRAVAPAQAGLYTCVAHNLLGADTRSVRLLVNHSFPLGRAGLELAVADAQPFHVLLAWKPPLNAVSSNLTWSSSPPGARAGSARLPTGTRSYNVTRLRPGTAYRACLRVALADSRAEVSCVSARTREASPGRGLPGGRRGLLTALALCLLLVVVGAALVTRRGAGGPPRGAPRAVRVLYPLHPALGGQPWARGQHGGHLLAVEVQEAAPDC, translated from the coding sequence ATGAGCTGCCTGCAgaccagctccctgctgctgtgcgTGGTGGCCACCGCCGCCATGCCCACGGTGCCCTGGAGGGTGAGGTGCCCCCCTCAGTGCGTGTGCCAGATCCGGCCCTGGTACACGCCCCGCTCCGTGTACCGGGAGGCGGCCACGGTGGACTGCAACGACCTGTTCATCTCCTCCGTGCCCCGGGACCTGCCCGAGGGCACCCAgaccctgctcctgcagagcaaCAACATcgccaggctggagcagagcgAGCTGGACTACCTGAGGAACCTCTCGGAGCTGGACCTGTCGCAGAACAGCTTCTCCCACGTCCGGGACTTGGGGCTCAAGGACATGCCCCAGCTGCTCAGCCTGCACCTGGAGGAGAACCAGCTGTCCGAGCTGCCCGACGGCAGCTTCCCCGGGCTGGGCAACCTGCAGGAGCTGTACCTGAACCACAACCAGCTCCGCAGCATCGCCCCCCGCGCCTTCGCCGGCCTGGGCGGGCTCCTGCGCCTGCACCTCAACTCCAACCTGCTGAGGACGCTCGACAGCCGCTGGTTCCAGATGCTGCCCAGCCTGGAGATCCTCATGATCGGGGGCAACAGGGTGGACGCCATCCTGGACATGAACTTCAGGCCCCTGTCGAACCTGCGCAGTTTGGTCCTGGCCGGGATGAACCTGCGGGAGATCTCGGACTACGCCCTGGAGGGGCTGCGGAGCCTGGAGAGCCTCTCCTTCTACGACAACAAGCTGGCGGACGTGCCCAAGCGGGCCCTGCAGCAGGTGCCCGGCCTCAAATTCCTGGATCTGAACAAAAACCCGCTGCAGAGGGTCAAGCAGAGCGACTTCACCAACATGCTGCACCTCAAGGAGCTGGGGCTCAACAACATGGAGGAGCTGGTGTCCATCGACCAGTTCGCCCTGATCAACCTCCCCGAGCTGACCAAGCTGGACGTGACCAACAACCCCAAGCTGTCCTTCATCCACCCCAACGCCTTCCACCACCTGCCCCAGCTGGAGACCCTCATGCTCAACAACAACGCCCTAAGTGCCTTGCATAAGCAGACGGTGGAGTCGCTGCCCAACCTGCAGGAGATCAGCATCCACAGCAACCCCATCCGCTGCGACTGCGTCATCCGCTGGGTCAACAGCACCGACACCCACATCCGCCTCATCGAGCCGCAGTCCACGCTCTGCGCCGAGCCCCCCGACCTGCGCCGGCGCCACATCCGGGACGTGCCCTTCCGCGAGATGACGgaccagtgcctgcccctcATCTCCGCCCAGAGCCTCCCGTCCCGCCTGGAGGTGGCCCACGGGGACAACGTGTCCCTGCACTGCCGGGCGCTGGCGGAGCCGGACCCGGAGATCTACTGGGTGACGCCGTCGGGGGCGAAGCTGGTGCCGttcggggcgggcgggcggtaCCGGGTGCACTCGGAGGGCACGCTGGAGATCCGGGCGGTGGCCCCGGCCCAGGCCGGGCTCTACACCTGCGTGGCCCACAACCTGCTGGGGGCCGACACCCGCAGCGTGCGCCTGCTGGTCAACCACTCCTTCCCGCTGGGCCGGGCCGGCCTGGAGCTGGCGGTGGCGGACGCGCAGCCCTTCCACGTCCTGCTGGCCTGGAAGCCGCCCCTCAACGCCGTCTCCTCCAACCTCACCTGGTCCAGCTCCCCGCCCGGCGCCCGCGCGGGCTCGGCCCGGCTGCCCACGGGCACCCGCAGCTACAACGTCACGCGGCTGCGCCCGGGCACCGCGTACCGGGCGTGCCTGCGCGTGGCCCTGGCGGACTCGCGGGCCGAGGTGTCCTGCGTGAGCGCCAGGACTAGGGAGGCCTCCCCCGGCCGCGGGCTCCCGGGGGGCCGGCGGGGCCTGCTGACGGCGCTGGcgctgtgcctgctgctggtggtggtcGGCGCCGCGCTCGTGacccgccgcggggccggggggccgcCCCGGGGGGCTCCTCGGGCCGTCAGGGTGCTGTACCCCCTCCACCCCGCCCTGggtgggcagccctgggctcgGGGGCAACACGGGGGGCACCTCCTGGCCGTGGAGGTCCAAGAGGCCGCCCCGGACTGCTGA